The stretch of DNA TTCGAGATCGGCATTTGTATCTCCGATTTCCGAATTGAGGGCACGAAGCCGCCCTCAGCTACTACCTAGTCCAGTGGCAGGTTTCAGGATCGCGACGAGACCGATCAAATGTCCAATATTGGGGCGCAAAGTCGACGCTAGCCGAGCCAGAATTGGACCGGGGCAAGCGCTTTGCCCTGTGGTCGCTCCAGCACATGTTCGGGTACGCCCCCGACCTCGACGTGGCGTTCGAGAACGAGGAAAACCGGGAAGCAGCCTGCAACTCGATGGATCTCCTGGCGGCATCGGCAGGCGATGGGGTAAGCTGATTTCAGCGGGGTCTTGGCACCTTCAGACCCACACCCGATACCCATCCGGCATTTGTCGCGAACATTCCATAAAGCAGGTCAGCTGAGGACAGCAACCCGTTCCTTTGACGGCCGTGTGGTCGCGCTTCGCACGCCTGCCCGCACCACCCGTCAGGAACAGGTTTCCCTTGGCCACCAGACAGGTCTGTGGGCCTGCGGTGCAGTCCTCCCATGCCCTGCTTCTTCTGGATGTTCGCAAGCCGGAGATGGTCTCCGGTTTGAGGAACTGAAGGATACAGCTCATGACCAATATCGCCATCATCACCGGCCGCCTCGCCCGCGATCCGGAAGCCCGTACGACCCAGGGCGGCACCAGTGTTACCGGGATCACCGTCGTCACCGATCGCCCGCTGCGCGACAAGGACGGTCAGACCTACAAGGACAAGAACGGCTACACCGCCAAGGAAAGCGAGTTCCACCGGGTGACCTGCTTCAACGGCCTCGCTAAGACCGTCGGCCAGTACTGCTCCAAGGGCCAGCTGGTCAGCGTCCAGGGCCGCATCCACTACACCCAGTGGGAGGATAAGGACGGGGTCACGCGCTACGGTACCGAGATCCTCGCCGACAAGATCGACTTTCTCTCCCGCGGCAGTGGTTCGAGCGACGACAACGACAATACCGACGCTCCCGAGATCGACTGACATATTCCATCATCGATGCCCATCAGAGGGGCGCTGTCCAGACCGGACAGCGCCCCTCTTCTGTTGCTCTATCAGACCTAAAGGGGAGGGGCCTGGCTCACGGTTGTCCCATTATGATGGGCGTGCAACCGGCGCATCAAGGACGGCAGGGTCCCACCATTTTGCCTCCCCTTCGCTCCGCTGCGGTCCGACAAAATCGTAACCCCTACCGCCGCTTCGCGGTCGCCCTTCAGGACGATCCCTGACCCGCCGGCCGCACGCCCATCCGTCCTGCTCCTGCCGTCAACGGCAGACATCAGGAGGAAATTATGGCTACGCAATTTCAACGCACTTCGACTTCGGATCGCTACTTTGCCGCACTGGCTGTGGCAGAGGGGCGGGCGCTGCACAGCTTCTTCGATCAGCACATTATCGAGGACAAGCGCCTTGGATATTTTGCCCTGGATGAGGGCGATTACAATGTACTTCCGGCGCACCTTGCAGCGCGCGTGGTGCACACCATCCACGGGGCGATGTCAGACGAGTTCTGACCGCATGAGCAGGGCAGGGACCGGCAACGGTTCCTGTCCTATTCTCATGTTCACAGGGGTGAAGGATGGCGATGGCGCAGTGCGAAAGTTGGACGCATAATCGGTCGCCCCTGGATTCGATAAAGATCAAACATTCTGGCATGTCGGTCCATTGCGCCGGACAATACATCTTGCTCCTTTGCCGTCATATCCAAGCAGGCCAGAACATTGGCCACTGATGTTGGCTATTTGGTCCCCATTTCGGAACATTTGAGGAAAATTCTCGTCCGAATATCTCGGTTCTGAACAAAAAGTTCCGCCGCTAAAGGCGACGCTGCGCTACGCTTCCGTTTTGAAACGAAAGCATTTTCTCCAATAATCTGGCCCGGTAAGCAACTGGTCACTGATCCGCAATTGAGAATGGGCTTGACCCAGCACACCGTACGCAGCGGGTGCTGCGATGGAAGGCGCGGAATTGTTTCGCGAATTCACGAAATTTCGCCGATACCATCTTCTGTGCCGGATCCGGTCCACTTGCGTTCTCGTCCGTGCCGAGTCGGCACAGATCCGTTTAATCTGCTGAAAAGCGATGTGAATTTTCCGTTTTCCTACACCCCATGCTGCGGCCTAGAGTGGCACTTGCCTTTCGAAGGGTGAGCCAGGTTCTTTGAACACAAGGAACTTGGAAAAATGCAAAGACACCACCGGTTCGTGACTTATGTCACGCCCCTGATCGCCGAATGGATCAGGAAACAAGCAGACGAGCGCAGGGTCAGCGCGAGTATCGTTGTTTGCGATTGCATCTTCGATGCCTGGCAGCGCGCGACCGAAGCTGACCTGAGGACTCCGGCGACCGATCCGGTCCGCCAGAACATCTTCATCACGGTCGCATTGGATGCGCTGCTTACGCATCATCCCGACACTACCTTGCGTGATAAAACCGTGGCTGCCTACCAGCGCCGGCTGGAGCGCCTCGGTATCGTTGCACCCCGACCCATGGGAGGCGACGATGAAGCATAATCTCGTCAACTTCACCCGCGGCAGCCAGCTCCTCGGGCATTTCGGCTTCATGTTTGCGGCGGGCCTCAAGGGGCCCCTGATCGTGACACTCTTGGTCGTTCTCGGGCTGGTCTATTGGGACGTAAGCGGGGCGCTAGACGACTACCAGGTCTACCTCCTGTGGATGCATGCCTATGCCTCTGGTTATGCCTTCATGGAGTTCGACCCGGACAAGCTTGTGAACCTCAAGCTGGCCGATGGGAGCCTCGTCGCATTTCCCATTTCCGTGGTGACCGATTACCCGCCGATGCGCGAAGCGGTCGCGCTTTTCCGGAGCGCGGTCATCAGCGCCTTGTGGCTTGCAGGGTTCATTCTTGTGCCGCTCTTCGCGCTCTTCTGGTGGGTTGCCGAACGCTTCGGCGAGAAGTCGAAACAGAAGAAGCATGTGCGCGGGGCGGAGCTTGCTACCTTGCGTGAACTTGACCGGGAGATCGCCGCGCACAACCGCAATGCCCGTGCCCGCGAGTATGGCGATGCGTTGGGCTGGCGCTGGCGTCTGGCCGGGTCGACTTCGCTGCGGCATGCGGGCTTCTATTCTCCCGCGCATCTGGCAGGGGTCAGCTGGCCCTGGCGCCTCGAGCAGAGTCACGCGATGCTTGTTGGCACAACCGGGACAGGCAAGACCGTTGTCCTAACCGAGCTTACCAGGGAGATCCGCGAACGGGGCGAACGTGCGGTCATTTTCGATCTTACCGGGGCCTTTGTCGAAACCTTCTACGATCCCAAACGCGACATCATTCTAAACCCGCTCGACGCGCGTTGCCCCGCCTGGAGCGTGTTCAACGATTGCTCCACGCGTGCCGAATTCCATGCCGCAGCGGAGTCGCTCGTCCCGCATGATGGGGGCGGCGCCGAACAGTTTTGGGTGCTCGCCGCGCGCACGCTGTTCGTCGAGACCTGTCTCAAGCTCGCCGAAGCAGGGCGGCGCACAAACGCCGCGCTGGCGCACGAACTCATGAACGCCGATCTCTCCGATCTGCACCGTCTCGTCGAAGATACCATGGCCGGTCCCATCAGCACGCCGAGCGCGGCGCGCATGGCGGAATCGGTGCGTGCAGTGTTCAATGTCAACGCCAAGGCGCTCCAGATGCTGCCCGAAGACGGGACGCCCTTTTCGGTCCGCGAGTGGATCAATGGGGCAGGAGGACCGGGCTCGATCCTGTTCCTGTCTGCCCGCTACATCGACATGAGCGTGCTCTCGCAGTTGCTCACGCTGTGGCTCGATACCGCGATCAATACGCTGATGGCGGGCCAGCGCTCGCGGGACATCAGGCTCTGGTTCCTGATCGACGAACTGGGCGCCCTGCATCGTCTCCCTTCACTCGAAAAGGGCCTCCAGACCGCGCGCAATTTCGGGGGAGCGATCGTCACCGGCATCCATGCCTTTGCCAAGCTCAAGGATGTCTACGGCGAGAACATGGCAATGACCCTGTCCTCGCTTGCCCGCACCAAGCTGATCCTTGGCACAGCAGATCGCGAGACCGCCACCTGGTGTTCCGATATCATCGGCCACCGCGAGGTTCGCGAGATGGAGGAAGGATACAGCTACGGCTACAACAATGCCCGCGACGCGGTCAGCCTGACGCCCCGGCGCCAGGTCGTCCCGCTGCTGCTTCCCGACGAGCTGATGAAGCTCAAGAACCTGCATGGCTTCATCAAGTTTCCCGAAGGATTTCCGGCGGCACCTGTGGTCCTCGAACCGCGCAACTGGCCTCGGGTGGCCGAAGGCTTCATTCCCCGGGATATGCCGAATCCACCACCGCAGACGCGGCACGGTGATGATCATGAAGGAGCAGGTGGTGGTGCCGGAGCAGCCTCTGAAACAGGCGACAATGATGGTGATCCTCGCCGGATGAGGGACGCGCACGATCGCTCCGACAGCGCTGAAAAGAAAGCCGACAAGGAAGACAAAAAGGAACTGCGCCGGACCCATCGCAGCAACAAGGGCGATCAGGCTCGACCGGATCAGACAAGGAAGCGTCGCGATCCGAATGCAAGAGGGAAAAGGGCGACATCGGACCCTCAGCGGCCGGCTGAATCCGAACTTCCTCTGTCTTCGAAAGCTGAGGAGCACCGCGGCATGGAGCAACGGGCTGTGCCTTCCGCCAGGTCCGATATTCCCGATCCCGCAGCGCATCAGCGGGCACAAGTCGCGCGCGGCAAGGCCGACCAGAGGCTCCAGGAAGAGCAGCAGAAGTCGCTTCTTGGCGGTGCAGCGAAGCAGGGTCGCGATGCCGATCAGGGGCAGGACCATGGTCACGATTACGGGGACTTCGACCCGGATATGTGACGCTCGACCGGGGAGGGGACGAGGGCCAAGAGAAAGTGATCCCACCCCATGCTTTCCGTCGCCAATGTCCGCTCGCCATCGGCGGCGGCAAGCTACTTCGCTTCGGACAATTACTACGCGAGCGCCGATGCCGACCGCTCGGGCCAGTGGGTCGGCGAGGGTGCAAGGCGCCTTGGTCTCGAC from Erythrobacter mangrovi encodes:
- a CDS encoding single-stranded DNA-binding protein — translated: MTNIAIITGRLARDPEARTTQGGTSVTGITVVTDRPLRDKDGQTYKDKNGYTAKESEFHRVTCFNGLAKTVGQYCSKGQLVSVQGRIHYTQWEDKDGVTRYGTEILADKIDFLSRGSGSSDDNDNTDAPEID
- a CDS encoding type IV secretion system DNA-binding domain-containing protein, which gives rise to MKHNLVNFTRGSQLLGHFGFMFAAGLKGPLIVTLLVVLGLVYWDVSGALDDYQVYLLWMHAYASGYAFMEFDPDKLVNLKLADGSLVAFPISVVTDYPPMREAVALFRSAVISALWLAGFILVPLFALFWWVAERFGEKSKQKKHVRGAELATLRELDREIAAHNRNARAREYGDALGWRWRLAGSTSLRHAGFYSPAHLAGVSWPWRLEQSHAMLVGTTGTGKTVVLTELTREIRERGERAVIFDLTGAFVETFYDPKRDIILNPLDARCPAWSVFNDCSTRAEFHAAAESLVPHDGGGAEQFWVLAARTLFVETCLKLAEAGRRTNAALAHELMNADLSDLHRLVEDTMAGPISTPSAARMAESVRAVFNVNAKALQMLPEDGTPFSVREWINGAGGPGSILFLSARYIDMSVLSQLLTLWLDTAINTLMAGQRSRDIRLWFLIDELGALHRLPSLEKGLQTARNFGGAIVTGIHAFAKLKDVYGENMAMTLSSLARTKLILGTADRETATWCSDIIGHREVREMEEGYSYGYNNARDAVSLTPRRQVVPLLLPDELMKLKNLHGFIKFPEGFPAAPVVLEPRNWPRVAEGFIPRDMPNPPPQTRHGDDHEGAGGGAGAASETGDNDGDPRRMRDAHDRSDSAEKKADKEDKKELRRTHRSNKGDQARPDQTRKRRDPNARGKRATSDPQRPAESELPLSSKAEEHRGMEQRAVPSARSDIPDPAAHQRAQVARGKADQRLQEEQQKSLLGGAAKQGRDADQGQDHGHDYGDFDPDM